A genome region from Paenibacillus pabuli includes the following:
- a CDS encoding ACT domain-containing protein, whose translation MNERYYLVREDILPEAVVKTMQVKELLASGDVKTVHEAVEQVGLSRSAFYKYKDGIHLINQLERERIVTISIDLEHQSGILSRVLGHVAGYGANVLTINQSIPLQGRANVVISVETSHLHGEIGEMLDRMQDMPGVRRTRIVGQG comes from the coding sequence GTGAATGAACGCTATTACTTAGTACGGGAAGACATTTTGCCAGAAGCCGTGGTGAAGACGATGCAGGTGAAAGAGCTGCTTGCTTCGGGGGATGTCAAAACAGTGCATGAAGCGGTAGAGCAGGTCGGATTAAGCCGAAGTGCTTTCTATAAGTATAAGGATGGAATTCACCTCATCAACCAATTAGAACGGGAAAGAATCGTTACCATTTCGATTGATCTGGAGCATCAGTCTGGTATATTGTCACGTGTATTAGGACATGTGGCTGGATATGGAGCCAACGTACTCACGATTAATCAGAGTATCCCGCTTCAAGGAAGAGCCAATGTCGTTATCTCGGTAGAGACGTCGCATCTTCACGGAGAAATTGGTGAAATGTTGGATCGGATGCAGGATATGCCAGGGGTTAGGCGCACACGGATTGTAGGTCAGGGCTAA